The following proteins are encoded in a genomic region of Oncorhynchus keta strain PuntledgeMale-10-30-2019 chromosome 6, Oket_V2, whole genome shotgun sequence:
- the LOC118385158 gene encoding vesicle-associated membrane protein 2-like: MSAPAAAGAPADGAAPPPNLTSNRRLQQTQAQVDEVVDIMRVNVDKVLERDQKLSELDDRADALQAGASQFETSAAKLKNKYWWKNAKMMIILGLICAIVLIVLIVYFST; this comes from the exons GTCTGCCCCAGCTGCTGCCGGCGCCCCCGCAGATGGAGCGGCGCCCCCTCCCAACCTCACCAGCAACCGCCGCCTGCAACAGACACAGGCTCAGGTGGATGAG GTGGTGGATATCATGCGTGTAAACGTGGATAAGGTTCTGGAGCGTGATCAGAAGCTGTCAGAGCTGGATGATCGGGCCGATGCTCTGCAGGCTGGAGCCTCACAGTTCGAGACCAGCGCTGCAAAACTCAAGAACAAGTATTGGTGGAAGAATGCCAAG ATGATGATTATCCTGGGGCTGATATGTGCGATTGTCCTCATTGTCCTCATCG